The following is a genomic window from Patescibacteria group bacterium.
TATAACGGCCAAAAACGAGTTTCCACCGCTAGTTTGGAAATTTCCATTGCCATATCAGACGGAAACTTCCAATTTAAAGTGCAAGGAGATAAAACATTTAAAAAAGTCGGGCCAGGTGTTTTTAAAGCTCTTTCAGCTTTATTATATAAATCTATCCAATTATGTGGCCCAGCTTGAGCAATATATTTAATGCCATGAGCCGCAACAATTTCAACTATGTTTTTTCTAAACTCCATTTTACCGCAACACTTTTTACCCGAGGGGGTGGTGGTCGTAGCAGCGCCACGTGGCGTAGCTGAGGAACGTTGACCGCCAGTATTCATATAACCTTCATTATCATAACAAACATATAAGAAATCATGACCTCGTTCTAAAGCGCCAGATAAAGATTGTAAACCAATATCATAGGTTCCACCATCGCCAGCAAAAGCCACAAATTTTATTTCTTTTTTAATTTGGCCTTTCTTTTTTAAACTTTTATAAGCTGCTTCAACACCAGAAATTGTTGCTGCCACATTTTCAAAAGCATTATGAATCCATGGCACATTCCAAGCTGTAAAAGGATAAATGGTTGAAGTAACTTCAGCGCAGGAAGTCGCATTGGCAACTACCACGTCTGAATCACAAGCTGCTAAAACTGTCCGAATGATATTGGGGATAGCACAACCAGCACATGTCCGATGACCTGCGACTAAACGATTTTGTTTTTTAATTTTTTGCGTAAGCGTTTTTAAATCCATTTTTACTTTCTTAAATTAATATATTTTTCTTGTTGATTAATTTTACCTGACATTAAATCTTTAAAAACTTGATTAATATCTTTATCGTAAATATCGCGACCACCCAGACCATAAACATAACTTTGTAATAACGGTCGTTTTTTCTCATGATATAAACTTGATTTAATATCGGTGTATAAACTTGCCTGAGCACCAAAGGACATGGCCCGATCTAGAACAGCCACCGCTTTTTTATTTTTCAAGACTTGAGCCATAGCTTGATAAGGGAAGGGTCGATATAAAACTGGTTTTAAAATTCCAACCTTGTGACCCTGTTTTCTTAAATCATCAACCACCTCTTTAGCCGTACCAGCTGTTGAACCCATAACAATCATCACATAGTCAGCATCTTTAACTTTATATTCTTCAAATATTTTGTAATTAGTTTGAGTGATTTTTTTCAATTCTCCAGCTATTTTTTTAAAATTGGACACCACTTTTTTCATGGCCTGCTGTTGTTGATATTTAATTTCAAAATAATAATTAGGCAAAGCCAATGGTCCATAGGAAACAGGATCTTGCGTATTAAATAAAGAAAATTCTGCTTTGTATTGACCTAAAAACTTTTTAATAATTTTATCATTAAAAATTTTAACATTTTCCACGTTGTGTGAAGTAAAAAAACCGTCTAACATTACCATAACTGGTAATCTAACTTCTGAAGCTTCAGCTAATCTGACAGCTAATAACATATTTTCGTAAGCTTCTTGAGCTGTTTCAGAATATAGCTGAACCCAACCGGCTTCACGCAAACCAATTGAATCTGAGTGGTCACCGTGCACATTAATTGGCGCCGATAAAGCGCGACCAGCCACTGCCATGACAATTGGCAAACGTAAACCTGAAGCGGCCCATAAAATTTCTGCCATTAAAGCTAGGCCTTGTGAAGCCGTAGCTGTCATGGCTCGCGTGCCAGCTGCTGAAGCGCCAACCACAATACTTAAAGCCGAATGTTCTGATTCTGGTAAAACTAATTCTGTGTCAACTAAACCATCGGCTTTGATTTGCGCAAAAGTTTCAATAATTGGCGTCTGTGGCGTAATGGGATAAGCGCACATCACCTCAGGATTAACCTGTCGCATGGCTTCAGCCACAGCCGCGCCACCAGTTAGCGCCTTTTCTTTAAAATTATTTTGTGTTTTTTTGAACATGAGAATTTTTATTATCTTTAATCATTTTAATTGCTTGAACTGGACAAATTTGAGCACACAAACCACAACCTTTGCAATAATCTAAATCCACTTTATCGCGCTTACCTTGTTTAATTAAAATACAATTTTCTGGACAAAAGTAAACACATTGCAGACAGTGAATACATTTTGCTTCGTCAAAATCAGGCTTAAAAGTTCGCCATGAGCCGGTTTTATATTTTAAACTTGAGTCCTGCTTTTGTTTTAAAACAGCGCCCCTTTTTAATTCATTTGATGATTTTAATTTTTCTATTGACATGATTTTAAATATATGCTAAGATTAAAATAACAACTTTAAAAATTGATTGAGGGAGGTAAAATGGTCTGGCTTTTACACTGGTTCTTAAAAACTTTCCATGGATCAACTGATATCGGCAAACCTTCTTACGCTAAAAAAGCGAGGAGAAGAAAAAAGAAATAAATTTATTCGGGGGTAAATATTTCCCCTAAGAAGAGGTCCCAAAAAGGATCTCTCTTTTATTTTTTAAAATTATATCCTTTTTCGATTGCTGTTAAATTCGATTGAATAAATTCTTCTTTACCCTTGTGTTTAAATTCCTGTTGAACTATTTTTTTAAAAGAGTTAATTTTAACTACCTTAGTTAATTGAATTAAATAAGCTAATAAAACTGTATTGGGTTTGTTTGTTTTTATAGTCTCTAGGGCTATCCCCGTGGCTGGCAAAGTTTTAACTTGACCCTTAATTTGATATTGTTTTTTTATTTCAATAATTGTCTGATCAGTGTTAATAATTACCAGGGTTTCTGGTCCAACACCTTGATTAATATCAACTACTTCAATTAAATTTGGGTCTAAAATCACAACCACATCTGGTTGAACAACTGGATAGTGTTTTCTGATTTCTTTTTTATCAATTCTAACATTTGATACTACTGGCGCCCCTGATCGTTCTGGTCCATACTCGGGAAAAGCCTGAATAAATTTACCTTCGGTTAAAGCAGTTTCAGCTAAAAGCTGAGCTGCCAATTTAGCTCCCTGACCCGCGCGACCATGAATTCTAACTTCAAACATAAAATTATTTATTTTTATATTTTTTATAATCTTGCCATTTTTTACCAGATTTAAAATTTACTATTTCCTTGGTTAAATCTTTTGGATAATTTTTATAAAAGCCAACCCTATAATCTTTTTTAAAATTTAATTTAATACGACCAGCTTTTAAACTGATACTCGGATAATATCTTGGCCTACCAATAATATCAAAAACATTCTCAAAGGTTTCAAAGGCTAATTTTTCTTCATCTAGGCGATTACTGTCAACCTCCGCTAAAAGCAAAAGTGAAATTACAACCGAAAACGACAATAAAAGTGTGACTAATTTTTCAACAAAACCCTCGTCGCAAGTTAAAAATAATAAACCAATAATAATCGAGGCTAAGGTTAATAATGTTGTCCAATAAACTGAAGTAATAATTTTAGGAGCAACAATTCTGATTTGTTGTCTGGTCTTTCTCATGTCTGAAATATTGCTCATCATAATATTAAAAGTCTGTGTTTCTTTTTGGTTAATAACTTTAACACTTGAAGCTGTTTGAATTAATTCATTAAATTCTTGTGCAGTCTTATCAGTGTAATTAGTTAAATCATAATCAAATCCTTTAATTAAATATTTGTCTATTTTATCTATAATTGACTTAACTTTTCTTTTATCTATTAATTTAACTAAACTAAATAAATTAATTAAATTACCAGTTTCGTTAGTAACTAAACGTTGTAATTCAAAATAATTATTCATAGCAGCTGTTACCAAAAAACCAATTAAAATACTATATA
Proteins encoded in this region:
- a CDS encoding thiamine pyrophosphate-dependent enzyme; protein product: MDLKTLTQKIKKQNRLVAGHRTCAGCAIPNIIRTVLAACDSDVVVANATSCAEVTSTIYPFTAWNVPWIHNAFENVAATISGVEAAYKSLKKKGQIKKEIKFVAFAGDGGTYDIGLQSLSGALERGHDFLYVCYDNEGYMNTGGQRSSATPRGAATTTTPSGKKCCGKMEFRKNIVEIVAAHGIKYIAQAGPHNWIDLYNKAERALKTPGPTFLNVLSPCTLNWKFPSDMAMEISKLAVETRFWPLYEIINGQYKINYQPSQKIKIEEFLKLQGRFNHLFAKNNQTVIQEIQSEIDQRWQELIFKSQCYEKKS
- the porA gene encoding pyruvate ferredoxin oxidoreductase, yielding MFKKTQNNFKEKALTGGAAVAEAMRQVNPEVMCAYPITPQTPIIETFAQIKADGLVDTELVLPESEHSALSIVVGASAAGTRAMTATASQGLALMAEILWAASGLRLPIVMAVAGRALSAPINVHGDHSDSIGLREAGWVQLYSETAQEAYENMLLAVRLAEASEVRLPVMVMLDGFFTSHNVENVKIFNDKIIKKFLGQYKAEFSLFNTQDPVSYGPLALPNYYFEIKYQQQQAMKKVVSNFKKIAGELKKITQTNYKIFEEYKVKDADYVMIVMGSTAGTAKEVVDDLRKQGHKVGILKPVLYRPFPYQAMAQVLKNKKAVAVLDRAMSFGAQASLYTDIKSSLYHEKKRPLLQSYVYGLGGRDIYDKDINQVFKDLMSGKINQQEKYINLRK
- a CDS encoding 4Fe-4S binding protein: MSIEKLKSSNELKRGAVLKQKQDSSLKYKTGSWRTFKPDFDEAKCIHCLQCVYFCPENCILIKQGKRDKVDLDYCKGCGLCAQICPVQAIKMIKDNKNSHVQKNTK
- a CDS encoding 2-oxoacid:acceptor oxidoreductase family protein, yielding MFEVRIHGRAGQGAKLAAQLLAETALTEGKFIQAFPEYGPERSGAPVVSNVRIDKKEIRKHYPVVQPDVVVILDPNLIEVVDINQGVGPETLVIINTDQTIIEIKKQYQIKGQVKTLPATGIALETIKTNKPNTVLLAYLIQLTKVVKINSFKKIVQQEFKHKGKEEFIQSNLTAIEKGYNFKK